One window from the genome of Nitrospinota bacterium encodes:
- a CDS encoding EI24 domain-containing protein, producing the protein MKALLGVIHAPKGLLYLLRGVKIIFSGWDVAKFAIAPVALNTLVFAAFLMSFNYFAYHISTAIFDQSSKEWYWAALSMITGGALFFVSVIVVIFGFAAAGLIIAAPFNDMLSAAVERKLTGRVRELKMPLWNYYLHVMKNESKKMAVIISLQLMLALVNLVPGFGQLTFAVLSPLFITFVMAFEFTGYTLDRRAFTFRDKRMYLFSRFGLALGFGLAAGLTMVIPIAGFFLMPAATAGGTLLVIENPPEGDR; encoded by the coding sequence ATGAAAGCGTTGCTTGGTGTGATCCATGCCCCCAAAGGCTTGCTGTATCTTTTGCGCGGGGTGAAAATCATATTTTCCGGATGGGACGTGGCCAAGTTCGCCATCGCCCCTGTCGCGCTCAACACGCTTGTGTTCGCGGCGTTCCTGATGTCGTTCAATTACTTCGCATACCACATATCCACCGCGATTTTTGACCAGTCGTCGAAGGAATGGTATTGGGCGGCGCTTTCGATGATAACCGGCGGGGCGCTGTTCTTTGTATCGGTCATCGTGGTGATCTTCGGATTCGCGGCGGCGGGGCTGATCATCGCCGCTCCGTTCAACGACATGCTGTCGGCGGCGGTGGAGCGCAAGCTCACCGGGCGTGTGCGGGAGCTTAAGATGCCGCTGTGGAATTATTACCTCCATGTGATGAAAAACGAATCGAAGAAAATGGCGGTCATCATATCATTGCAACTTATGCTGGCGTTGGTGAATCTGGTCCCGGGATTCGGCCAGCTCACCTTTGCCGTGTTAAGCCCACTGTTCATAACGTTTGTGATGGCGTTTGAGTTCACCGGATACACGCTGGACCGGCGGGCGTTCACGTTCCGGGACAAACGCATGTACCTTTTCTCGCGATTCGGGCTGGCGCTTGGGTTCGGCCTGGCGGCAGGCCTTACGATGGTGATTCCAATTGCAGGCTTTTTCCTGATGCCCGCCGCCACCGCAGGCGGGACGCTGCTTGTGATCGAAAACCCGCCGGAAGGGGATCGGTGA